The following proteins are encoded in a genomic region of Amyelois transitella isolate CPQ chromosome 14, ilAmyTran1.1, whole genome shotgun sequence:
- the LOC106132420 gene encoding ell-associated factor Eaf has translation MADNFGCNYGVRELNLGASFTNNKAPKYHTIKYDFKPASVDVNKMATVDVGSNNQVTVTVPHLDGAGVPQTVFKGSQRPYNKECVLIIDKNTGQMTLEKLSSYIQVKKTRQESATKPLPLTPLTADFTNTTQRSTSRTRVTTNRRTNINAGAAGSGQMNQGRFNGNVQKPQNMVRSPTRVKTSPPQAPWSSGGNSTLASLPMIGLDDPAPAPQHNGYRPERAERPERPVQQERQQQERQLPEQRNNVNAPMPAPVTAQGVTSQDDSSSSSSSDSDSNSGSDSDSDDDSAAHAQPALANGGGNPALPSDVLNDDLCLSESGSDSD, from the exons ATGGCTGACAACTTTGGTTGCAACTACGGTGTGAGAGAGTTGAATCTGGGAGCCAGcttcacaaataataaagCTCCAAAATACCACACAATCAAAT ATGACTTCAAACCAGCTTCAGTTGATGTCAATAAAATGGCTACTGTTGACGTTGGAAGTAACAATCAAGTTACAGTCACAGTACCGCATCTGG ATGGTGCGGGAGTGCCGCAAACAGTTTTCAAGGGAAGTCAGAGACCATACAATAAAGAGTGTGTACTTATAATAGACAAAAATACTGGACAGATGACACTAGAAAAGCTATCCAGTTACATACAAGTGAAAAAGACTAG GCAAGAGTCTGCAACGAAGCCGCTTCCACTGACGCCGTTGACCGCAGACTTTACAAACACCACTCAGCGGTCCACTTCCCGTACCAGAGTCACTACAAACCGACGAACCAACATAAATGCAG gggCGGCTGGAAGTGGACAGATGAACCAAGGTCGCTTCAACGGCAACGTTCAGAAGCCACAGAACATGGTGCGTTCTCCGACAAGAGTCAAAACGTCTCCACCGCAAGCGCC ATGGTCGAGCGGCGGCAACAGCACGCTAGCGTCTCTGCCAATGATCGGCCTTGACGATCCTGCGCCGGCGCCACAACACAACGGCTACCGTCCCGAGCGAGCGGAGCGCCCCGAGCGGCCGGTGCAACAGGAGCGGCAGCAGCAGGAGCGCCAACTACCGGAGCAGCGGAATAATGTGAACGCTCCTATGCCGGCTCCGGTAACT GCTCAAGGCGTAACGTCTCAAGACGACAGTTCGTCGTCGTCGTCGAGCGACAGTGACAGCAACAGTGGAAGCGATAGCGATAGTGACGACGACAGCGCTGCGCACGCGCAACCTGCACTTGCTAACG GTGGCGGTAACCCAGCGTTGCCCAGCGACGTGCTGAACGATGATCTCTGCCTCTCCGAGTCTGGAAGCGACTCTGACTGA
- the LOC106132334 gene encoding uncharacterized protein LOC106132334 isoform X2, whose protein sequence is MNLCLIKHIVFGLSVSSISEGYIFGQLSGMISTMLSKDSDVSLTPEEVSWMASILFITGVMGSMLSALLAERCGRKMAISLLNMPLMIYWITLYYAHEFIVFLLARAMAGFFFGGVMSVIFLSAAEYTNPHERASYLMLITSLGPSLGGFIGNLLFTKFHWRVVALFGIIPTTLAALHPFFWIESPSWLASKGRFEECERNFRKLHGHGTSVDNELKLLIAVEKKKQIININGISEIEPVIKRLLRAARQKYFWKVGLLISILLATKAAVGKVSLGIYINTILIETVGRVNALLLSIIEGSLIAGCCLSSFCMRQMTVRGLLFFSGYACVATMMTLSICIAFTLKEDILWQWVKVALLAIYFFIIHMGIFPICESLPTEVFPLDIKDVCTFLFSIVGAVIMFTSIKVLPSMMNLIGFQGIFALNAGIILLTLLYLWRFLPETKGRTLQEIELYFKNGQFCNISNMLLSEEQKLSSTQPLH, encoded by the exons ATGAACCTATGTCTTATAAAG CATATCGTATTCGGCTTATCGGTAAGCAGCATTTCTGAAGGCTATATATTTGGACAATTGAGTGGGATGATTTCGACAATGTTGTCCAAAGACAGTGATGTGTCCCTTACCCCGGAAGAAGTGTCTTGGATGG CTTCAATTCTATTTATCACAGGTGTAATGGGATCTATGTTGTCTGCGCTGTTGGCCGAACGCTGTGGGAGAAAGATGGCTATCTCTTTATTAAATATGCCACTAATGATCTACTGGATTACTTTGTACTATGCACATGAATTTATCGTGTTCTTGTTGGCGAGAGCTATGGCAGGCTTCTTTTTCGGCGGAGTCATGTCCGTTATATTCTTGTCAGCAGCTGAGTATACCAATCCACATGAACGAGCAAGCTATTTGATGCTAATCACTAGCCTCGGCCCTTCTTTAGGGGGATTTATAGGGAACctattatttactaaatttCATTGGAGAGTCGTGGCACTTTTTGGAATAATTCCAACAACCCTTGCCGCCTTGCATCCATTTTTCTGGATAGAAAGTCCATCTTGGCTGGCTTCGAAAGGACGCTTTGAGGAATGTGAACGGAACTTTAGAAAACTGCATGGTCATGGCACCTCAGttgataatgaattaaaattactaattgcagttgaaaaaaagaaacaaattataaatataaatggcaTATCAGAAATAGAGCCCGTAATAAAAAGGCTATTGCGGGCTGCAAGgcagaaatatttttggaagGTGGGACTTTTAATATCAATACTTTTAGCAACTAAAGCGGCAGTGGGCAAGGTGTCATTgggtatttatataaatacaatattaatagaAACCGTAGGACGTGTCAATGCTCTATTGCTTAGTATAATTGAAGGCAGCCTTATAGCAGGATGTTGCCTCTCTTCTTTTTGCATGCGCCAAATGACTGTAAGaggattgttatttttttctgggTATGCTTGTGTCGCAACTATGATGACATTAAGCATATGTATCGCATTTACTTTAAAAGAGGATATTTTGTGGCAATGGGTTAAAGTTGCTCTACTcgcgatatatttttttataatacacatGGGTATATTTCCTATATGCGAGTCCTTGCCGACAGAAGTGTTTCCTTTGGACATCAAAGATGTTTGCACATTTTTATTCAGCATAGTTGGAGCAGTCATCATGTTCACGTCTATCAAGGTATTGCCTAGCATGATGAACTTAATTGGTTTTCAGGGTATTTTCGCATTAAATGCaggcataattttattaacgttATTGTACCTTTGGCGTTTCTTGCCGGAAACTAAAGGAAGGACATTACAAGAAATTGAACTCTATTTTAAAAACGGccaattttgtaatataagCAACATGCTACTTAGTGAAGAGCAAAAATTATCGTCAACCCAACCCTTGCATTAG
- the LOC106132334 gene encoding uncharacterized protein LOC106132334 isoform X3, producing MRGSLLRKHIVFGLSVSSISEGYIFGQLSGMISTMLSKDSDVSLTPEEVSWMGVMGSMLSALLAERCGRKMAISLLNMPLMIYWITLYYAHEFIVFLLARAMAGFFFGGVMSVIFLSAAEYTNPHERASYLMLITSLGPSLGGFIGNLLFTKFHWRVVALFGIIPTTLAALHPFFWIESPSWLASKGRFEECERNFRKLHGHGTSVDNELKLLIAVEKKKQIININGISEIEPVIKRLLRAARQKYFWKVGLLISILLATKAAVGKVSLGIYINTILIETVGRVNALLLSIIEGSLIAGCCLSSFCMRQMTVRGLLFFSGYACVATMMTLSICIAFTLKEDILWQWVKVALLAIYFFIIHMGIFPICESLPTEVFPLDIKDVCTFLFSIVGAVIMFTSIKVLPSMMNLIGFQGIFALNAGIILLTLLYLWRFLPETKGRTLQEIELYFKNGQFCNISNMLLSEEQKLSSTQPLH from the exons atgagagGGAGTTTACTTCGAAag CATATCGTATTCGGCTTATCGGTAAGCAGCATTTCTGAAGGCTATATATTTGGACAATTGAGTGGGATGATTTCGACAATGTTGTCCAAAGACAGTGATGTGTCCCTTACCCCGGAAGAAGTGTCTTGGATGG GTGTAATGGGATCTATGTTGTCTGCGCTGTTGGCCGAACGCTGTGGGAGAAAGATGGCTATCTCTTTATTAAATATGCCACTAATGATCTACTGGATTACTTTGTACTATGCACATGAATTTATCGTGTTCTTGTTGGCGAGAGCTATGGCAGGCTTCTTTTTCGGCGGAGTCATGTCCGTTATATTCTTGTCAGCAGCTGAGTATACCAATCCACATGAACGAGCAAGCTATTTGATGCTAATCACTAGCCTCGGCCCTTCTTTAGGGGGATTTATAGGGAACctattatttactaaatttCATTGGAGAGTCGTGGCACTTTTTGGAATAATTCCAACAACCCTTGCCGCCTTGCATCCATTTTTCTGGATAGAAAGTCCATCTTGGCTGGCTTCGAAAGGACGCTTTGAGGAATGTGAACGGAACTTTAGAAAACTGCATGGTCATGGCACCTCAGttgataatgaattaaaattactaattgcagttgaaaaaaagaaacaaattataaatataaatggcaTATCAGAAATAGAGCCCGTAATAAAAAGGCTATTGCGGGCTGCAAGgcagaaatatttttggaagGTGGGACTTTTAATATCAATACTTTTAGCAACTAAAGCGGCAGTGGGCAAGGTGTCATTgggtatttatataaatacaatattaatagaAACCGTAGGACGTGTCAATGCTCTATTGCTTAGTATAATTGAAGGCAGCCTTATAGCAGGATGTTGCCTCTCTTCTTTTTGCATGCGCCAAATGACTGTAAGaggattgttatttttttctgggTATGCTTGTGTCGCAACTATGATGACATTAAGCATATGTATCGCATTTACTTTAAAAGAGGATATTTTGTGGCAATGGGTTAAAGTTGCTCTACTcgcgatatatttttttataatacacatGGGTATATTTCCTATATGCGAGTCCTTGCCGACAGAAGTGTTTCCTTTGGACATCAAAGATGTTTGCACATTTTTATTCAGCATAGTTGGAGCAGTCATCATGTTCACGTCTATCAAGGTATTGCCTAGCATGATGAACTTAATTGGTTTTCAGGGTATTTTCGCATTAAATGCaggcataattttattaacgttATTGTACCTTTGGCGTTTCTTGCCGGAAACTAAAGGAAGGACATTACAAGAAATTGAACTCTATTTTAAAAACGGccaattttgtaatataagCAACATGCTACTTAGTGAAGAGCAAAAATTATCGTCAACCCAACCCTTGCATTAG
- the LOC106132334 gene encoding uncharacterized protein LOC106132334 isoform X1, whose product MRGSLLRKHIVFGLSVSSISEGYIFGQLSGMISTMLSKDSDVSLTPEEVSWMASILFITGVMGSMLSALLAERCGRKMAISLLNMPLMIYWITLYYAHEFIVFLLARAMAGFFFGGVMSVIFLSAAEYTNPHERASYLMLITSLGPSLGGFIGNLLFTKFHWRVVALFGIIPTTLAALHPFFWIESPSWLASKGRFEECERNFRKLHGHGTSVDNELKLLIAVEKKKQIININGISEIEPVIKRLLRAARQKYFWKVGLLISILLATKAAVGKVSLGIYINTILIETVGRVNALLLSIIEGSLIAGCCLSSFCMRQMTVRGLLFFSGYACVATMMTLSICIAFTLKEDILWQWVKVALLAIYFFIIHMGIFPICESLPTEVFPLDIKDVCTFLFSIVGAVIMFTSIKVLPSMMNLIGFQGIFALNAGIILLTLLYLWRFLPETKGRTLQEIELYFKNGQFCNISNMLLSEEQKLSSTQPLH is encoded by the exons atgagagGGAGTTTACTTCGAAag CATATCGTATTCGGCTTATCGGTAAGCAGCATTTCTGAAGGCTATATATTTGGACAATTGAGTGGGATGATTTCGACAATGTTGTCCAAAGACAGTGATGTGTCCCTTACCCCGGAAGAAGTGTCTTGGATGG CTTCAATTCTATTTATCACAGGTGTAATGGGATCTATGTTGTCTGCGCTGTTGGCCGAACGCTGTGGGAGAAAGATGGCTATCTCTTTATTAAATATGCCACTAATGATCTACTGGATTACTTTGTACTATGCACATGAATTTATCGTGTTCTTGTTGGCGAGAGCTATGGCAGGCTTCTTTTTCGGCGGAGTCATGTCCGTTATATTCTTGTCAGCAGCTGAGTATACCAATCCACATGAACGAGCAAGCTATTTGATGCTAATCACTAGCCTCGGCCCTTCTTTAGGGGGATTTATAGGGAACctattatttactaaatttCATTGGAGAGTCGTGGCACTTTTTGGAATAATTCCAACAACCCTTGCCGCCTTGCATCCATTTTTCTGGATAGAAAGTCCATCTTGGCTGGCTTCGAAAGGACGCTTTGAGGAATGTGAACGGAACTTTAGAAAACTGCATGGTCATGGCACCTCAGttgataatgaattaaaattactaattgcagttgaaaaaaagaaacaaattataaatataaatggcaTATCAGAAATAGAGCCCGTAATAAAAAGGCTATTGCGGGCTGCAAGgcagaaatatttttggaagGTGGGACTTTTAATATCAATACTTTTAGCAACTAAAGCGGCAGTGGGCAAGGTGTCATTgggtatttatataaatacaatattaatagaAACCGTAGGACGTGTCAATGCTCTATTGCTTAGTATAATTGAAGGCAGCCTTATAGCAGGATGTTGCCTCTCTTCTTTTTGCATGCGCCAAATGACTGTAAGaggattgttatttttttctgggTATGCTTGTGTCGCAACTATGATGACATTAAGCATATGTATCGCATTTACTTTAAAAGAGGATATTTTGTGGCAATGGGTTAAAGTTGCTCTACTcgcgatatatttttttataatacacatGGGTATATTTCCTATATGCGAGTCCTTGCCGACAGAAGTGTTTCCTTTGGACATCAAAGATGTTTGCACATTTTTATTCAGCATAGTTGGAGCAGTCATCATGTTCACGTCTATCAAGGTATTGCCTAGCATGATGAACTTAATTGGTTTTCAGGGTATTTTCGCATTAAATGCaggcataattttattaacgttATTGTACCTTTGGCGTTTCTTGCCGGAAACTAAAGGAAGGACATTACAAGAAATTGAACTCTATTTTAAAAACGGccaattttgtaatataagCAACATGCTACTTAGTGAAGAGCAAAAATTATCGTCAACCCAACCCTTGCATTAG